A genomic region of Ochotona princeps isolate mOchPri1 chromosome 17, mOchPri1.hap1, whole genome shotgun sequence contains the following coding sequences:
- the ST6GALNAC1 gene encoding alpha-N-acetylgalactosaminide alpha-2,6-sialyltransferase 1, which yields MVLASTTMLSCVWKLGRPGPGLRWPLALAVLIFFLLYLSFLKEPSTKPSRYQYQQDIKERAPEFLENAMVQSPTRLRVQMVPVDNATDTQHMAGDSVRTEAVTASPQKWGPGPSPVDTTEAKSQEKEKSKKDALSPRSQDLASNRTEAAPHRGQDMEMVKGDGDPRQQSTTSRPGPVKSQGRPGTTAKRLAPASQGKPAGVATAVPAKTEKNGRPMAAVAPKEKKAPVTPAPSSSRGPSTQRSPELKAANFKSEPQWEFEEKYSMDVGGLKTTCPDSIKVKASKSPWLQSLFLPNLTLFLDSRHFNQSEWERLEHFGPPFGFMELNHSLVQKVVTRFPPVLQQQLLLANKPSGSAPCITCAVVGNGGILNNSRMGQEIDSHDYVFRLSGAVIQGYEQDVGTHTSFYGFTAFSLTQSLLILGGRGFRNVPVGKDIRYLHFLEGTRDFEWLEALLQNRTLDRKNLSWFRRRPQEAFKGALQLDKYLLLHPDFLRYMKNRFLRSKTLDTAHWRIYRPTTGALLLLTALHLCDKVSAYGFITEGHERFSEHYYDKTWKKLVFYINHDFMLEREVWKRLHNEGIIRLFQRPDKVKAKS from the exons ATGGTCCTCGCCAGCACCACCATGCTGTCCTGTGTGTGGAAGCTCGGGCGCCCAGGCCCGGGACTCCGGTGGCCCCTGGCCTTGGCCGTGCTCATCTTCTTCCTCTTGTACTTGTCCTTTCTGAAGGAACCCAGCACAAAGCCTTCCAG GTATCAATACCAACAGGACATTAAAGAGAGGGCTCCGGAGTTTCTAGAAAATGCCATGGTACAGTCACCCACCAGACTCCGAGTACAGATGGTACCAGTGGACAAtgccacagacacacagcacatgGCTGGAGACAGTGTGAGGACAGAGGCTGTCACAGCATCCCCACAGAAATGGggccctgggcccagcccagtggataccacagaagccaagagccaggagaaagagaaaagtaagaaggATGCCCTGTCGCCACGAAGTCAGGACTTGGCCTCCAACAGAACAGAGGCTGCGCCACACAGGGGTCAGGACATGGAGATGGTCAAGGGGGACGGGGACCCCAGGCAACAGTCCACAacctccaggccaggcccagtgAAGTCCCAGGGCAGACCAGGAACCACAGCCAAGAGACTCGCACCAGCAAGTCAGGGCAAACCAGCCGGTGTGGCCACTGCAGTGCCAGCCAagacagaaaagaatggaagGCCCATGGCCGCTGTGGCCCCCAAGGAGAAGAAGGCCCCTGtgaccccagcccccagctcttccCGGGGCCCCAGCACCCAGAGAAGCCCAGAGCTGAAGGCTGCCAACTTCAAGTCCGAGCCTCAGTGGGAGTTTGAGGAAAAATACAGTATGGACGTGGGGGGTCTCAAGACG ACCTGCCCTGACTCAATTAAGGTGAAAGCTTCCAAGTCGCCATGGCTGCAAAGTCTCTTCCTGCCCAACCTCACCCTCTTCCTGGACTCCCGGCACTTCAACCAGAGCGAGTGGGAGCGCTTGGAGCACTTCGGCCCGCCCTTTGGCTTCATGGAGCTCAACCACTCCT TGGTGCAGAAAGTGGTGACTCGCTTCCCCCCAGTGCTCCAACAGCAGCTGCTCCTGGCCAACAAGCCCTCCGGGAGCGCCCCATGCATCACATGTGCTGTGGTGGGCAATGGGGGCATCCTGAACAACTCGCGGATGGGCCAGGAAATTGACAGCCATGACTACGTGTTCCG ACTGAGTGGGGCTGTCATCCAAGGCTACGAACAGGACGTGGGGACGCACACCTCATTCTACGGCTTCACGGCCTTCTCCTTGACCCAATCCCTCCTCATCCTGGGCGGACGGGGTTTCCGGAACGTGCCTGTGGGGAAG GACATCCGCTACCTGCACTTCCTGGAAGGCACACGGGACTTTGAATGGCTGGAAGCTCTGCTGCAAAATCGGACCCTGGACAGAAAGAACCTTTCCTGGTTCAG ACGCAGGCCCCAGGAGGCTTTCAAGGGAGCCTTGCAACTGGACAAATACCTGCTGCTGCACCCAGACTTTCTGCGGTACATGAAGAACAG GTTCCTGAGGTCTAAGACCTTGGACACCGCCCACTGGAGAATATACCGCCCCACCACGGGGGCCCTGCTGCTGCTTACTGCCCTGCACCTCTGTGACAAG GTGAGTGCCTATGGTTTCATCACAGAGGGACACGAGCGCTTCTCCGAACACTACTATgacaagacctggaagaaacttgttTTCTACATAAACCACGACTTCATGTTGGAGAGGGAGGTCTGGAAACGGCTCCACAATGAAGGCATCATCCGGCTCTTCCAGCGCCccgacaaggtcaaagccaagagctga